A DNA window from Coffea arabica cultivar ET-39 chromosome 6c, Coffea Arabica ET-39 HiFi, whole genome shotgun sequence contains the following coding sequences:
- the LOC140008728 gene encoding uncharacterized protein, whose translation MAEELTEILQKFALTSKEMDGAEIDFGDVGASVKECGESLVGRIKGEKVINFVGMKIFVTLAWGYPKCLRVLERGVNLFQFFIPKKDHRERILSGGPWLIDSQMLVLRQWFVGIEEEEAEFNIAPLWIQVWNLPVHWISKEDGKKIA comes from the coding sequence ATGGCTGAGGAGCTTACTgagattttacaaaaatttgCTCTAACAAGCAAGGAGATGGATGGAGCAGAAATTGATTTTGGAGATGTAGGTGCCAGTGTTAAAGAATGTGGGGAAAGCTTAGTGGGAAGAATAAAAGGTGAAAAAGTTATAAATTTTGTGGGGATGAAAATTTTTGTCACACTGGCTTGGGGATACCCAAAGTGTCTGAGGGTATTGGAACGAGGAGTGAATCTCTTCCAATTCTTCATCCCCAAGAAAGATCATAGAGAAAGGATTCTAAGTGGAGGACCGTGGCTCATAGATAGCCAAATGCTGGTGTTGAGACAATGGTTTGTAGGTATTGAAGAGGAGGAGGCAGAATTCAATATTGCCCCTCTTTGGATTCAAGTATGGAACCTCCCTGTGCACTGGATATCTAAAGAAGATGGAAAGAAAATAGCATAA